The Anabaena sp. PCC 7108 region AAAGTGTTTCATAAGTACCAAGGTTGCGAAACACACCATTCGTAACACTATTATAAATACTTGTATTTGCTTCGCTGGCAGCAATATAGTTATAGTTTGCTACCCAAAAAAGATGGTTTAGTGCTAGTTTTTGTGAGTTAGAAGCAACATTGTAGAGGGGAGTACCATATAGAACTGAAAGTTCGGGATCGCCCCAGTAATAATTACTGTTAATTTTGTAATCATACTCATTTCCCAAGTCTCTAATTTTCTCAGTATAGTCTGAGTCCGTGTTATTCTGATAAGTTTTTGAAATGAGTTTTAGGTGCTTTGTCTGTTGTACTTGTGGCTGGGTCGCTAACATAACTTTCTCCAGAAAATATTACTAATAAAATGCTGATTATTTCGACCTTTATTGTCACTTCAAGATTAGTGACATCCCAAAATAGATACTCTTATTAGTTGACCTGAGCTAAATGTTCCGCTAGGTCCGCAATTGTTGGATAATCATACATGATTGTTGGTTCTATGTCTTTTCCTAGCCAATCTTGTAAATCTCCCGTTAACATTACTGCGGATGATGAATCTAAACCATAACGGGCAAAAGTATTTTGTAAATCTATTTCTTCAGGTTCAATTTCTAGCAAATCTGATATGTAGGAAACTAGCCAGTTGCTAATTTCTTGTGATGTCAATTTATCGCTTTGTTCACTTACTCTG contains the following coding sequences:
- a CDS encoding acyl carrier protein; protein product: MTKLSEDNRVSEQSDKLTSQEISNWLVSYISDLLEIEPEEIDLQNTFARYGLDSSSAVMLTGDLQDWLGKDIEPTIMYDYPTIADLAEHLAQVN